A single window of Leptolyngbya ohadii IS1 DNA harbors:
- a CDS encoding peptidoglycan-binding domain-containing protein: MFSFYPNRITVLTSSFVVGAISLTTVHGAIAAQFPTSGQPGQSSSMLIATAYNTTTLPTLRRGNQGEAVRLLRDILISNGFLPAAMVRLGVTGSYQPAGSSFDYVVEDAIKDLQRRYNLTADGVVGPTTWEVLDQQENPYRGPLPWQQASNPVPVRPTPPSGMREAFVRVQQGTLNIRREPWGTIVNSLPNGARVLVTSNRQGDWVQLDNGNWLREQYIRYSGN; the protein is encoded by the coding sequence ATGTTTTCGTTCTACCCTAACCGAATCACAGTTCTAACTTCGAGTTTCGTGGTGGGAGCCATTAGCCTCACAACCGTTCATGGTGCGATCGCTGCCCAGTTCCCTACATCGGGTCAGCCAGGTCAATCCTCATCAATGCTCATTGCGACTGCCTATAACACAACGACTCTACCGACTCTGCGCCGAGGCAACCAGGGGGAAGCGGTACGGCTGCTGCGGGATATTTTGATCAGCAATGGCTTTCTGCCAGCCGCTATGGTTCGGCTAGGCGTTACGGGCAGCTACCAGCCTGCGGGCAGCAGTTTTGATTACGTAGTAGAGGACGCGATTAAAGACCTTCAGCGTCGCTATAACCTGACGGCTGATGGAGTTGTGGGTCCAACCACCTGGGAAGTTCTCGATCAACAAGAAAATCCCTATCGCGGTCCCCTTCCCTGGCAGCAGGCAAGCAATCCTGTCCCGGTTCGTCCTACGCCGCCCAGCGGAATGCGGGAAGCGTTTGTTAGAGTTCAGCAAGGTACACTGAACATTCGTCGCGAACCCTGGGGAACCATTGTAAACAGCCTCCCGAACGGGGCGCGGGTACTAGTAACCAGCAATCGGCAGGGAGATTGGGTGCAGTTAGACAACGGCAACTGGCTGCGGGAGCAATATATCCGCTACAGCGGTAATTAG
- a CDS encoding S1 RNA-binding domain-containing protein: protein MSFSTDDFAKALEQHDYQFQRGQVVRGKVAGYDSDGAYVDIGGKSAAFLPLEEASLRRVTNLQEFLPEGEEREYLIIREQNEDGQVTLSLRQLEIRQAWKRMQELQENQQTLQARVSGINKGGVTAEVQGIRGFIPRSHLVDRDNLDALIGKALTVAVLEADPERRRLVLSQRLASQAVSLGQLAIGQLVEGKVASIKPFGVFVEFEGTTGLLHINQISKNYVADLNQLFEIGKPVRALIIDLDAVKRRISLSTKVLENYPGEMLEKMPEVMAEAETRAEKARKSIDQRGME from the coding sequence TTGTCCTTTTCTACTGACGACTTCGCAAAAGCCCTCGAACAGCATGACTATCAGTTTCAGAGAGGTCAGGTCGTGCGGGGCAAAGTAGCGGGCTACGACTCGGATGGGGCTTATGTGGACATTGGCGGCAAATCCGCTGCCTTTCTGCCGCTGGAAGAAGCTTCTCTGAGACGGGTCACCAATCTGCAAGAATTTCTGCCGGAGGGCGAGGAACGGGAGTACCTGATTATCCGCGAACAGAACGAAGACGGACAGGTGACGCTTTCCCTGCGCCAGCTCGAAATCCGGCAAGCCTGGAAACGGATGCAGGAACTTCAGGAAAATCAGCAAACCCTCCAGGCACGGGTCAGCGGCATCAACAAGGGTGGCGTTACCGCAGAGGTGCAGGGCATTCGCGGCTTTATTCCCCGCTCCCATCTGGTCGATCGCGATAACCTAGACGCTTTAATTGGCAAGGCGCTTACCGTTGCCGTACTGGAGGCAGACCCGGAGCGGCGGCGTTTGGTGCTCTCGCAGCGCTTGGCATCCCAGGCAGTGAGTTTGGGACAGCTGGCGATCGGGCAACTGGTTGAGGGCAAGGTTGCCAGCATCAAGCCGTTTGGCGTTTTTGTGGAGTTCGAGGGCACCACCGGACTGCTGCACATTAACCAGATCAGCAAAAACTACGTGGCGGATCTGAATCAGCTCTTTGAAATCGGGAAGCCTGTCCGGGCGCTGATCATCGACCTGGATGCCGTGAAGCGACGGATTTCTCTTTCGACCAAGGTGCTGGAAAACTATCCCGGCGAAATGCTCGAAAAGATGCCGGAAGTGATGGCAGAAGCTGAAACCCGCGCCGAGAAAGCCCGTAAGTCGATCGATCAGCGGGGGATGGAATAA
- a CDS encoding secondary thiamine-phosphate synthase enzyme YjbQ, with amino-acid sequence MQIVNRSIELETATGIEIYDITPQIKAIVKETGIQNGQALIFSRHTTTALAINEFEPRLMDDLKVYLRKLAPETGSYKHNDLHLRPNIPPDEPMNAHSHLMAMTLSTSEVIPIANGKLALGTYQSVMLFELDGPRKRSVFCQMWGEFKERRQLGVEQWRGR; translated from the coding sequence ATGCAAATCGTTAATCGATCGATCGAACTAGAGACCGCTACCGGAATTGAAATTTATGACATTACGCCGCAGATTAAGGCGATCGTCAAAGAAACGGGCATCCAAAACGGACAGGCATTAATCTTCTCGCGCCACACCACAACCGCCTTAGCCATCAACGAATTCGAGCCGCGATTGATGGATGACCTGAAGGTGTACCTGCGAAAACTCGCCCCGGAAACCGGTTCCTACAAGCACAACGATCTGCACCTGCGCCCCAACATTCCCCCCGACGAGCCAATGAACGCCCATTCCCACCTGATGGCAATGACTTTAAGTACGAGCGAGGTGATTCCGATCGCGAATGGAAAGCTAGCGTTAGGAACCTATCAGTCGGTCATGCTATTTGAGCTAGATGGACCCAGGAAGCGATCGGTGTTTTGTCAGATGTGGGGAGAGTTTAAGGAACGTAGGCAGTTAGGAGTCGAGCAGTGGAGGGGGAGGTGA
- a CDS encoding aldose epimerase, with protein MPLSLDKQRQFSTWILTAEDHPARLEVVPDRGGIITRWQVQGQDVLYLDETRFADPNLSVRGGIPILFPICGNLPNNTYSYQGKSYSLKQHGFARDLPWEVVSGSNASPDSIQLVLSSSEITRSQYPFDFELCFTYRLLPNRLRIEQQVTNRSAEPMPFSIGFHPYFPVADKTQLQFEIPADQYQDQPAQTVHSFTGQFDFDRDEIDVAFRPVSRNFARVTDLARNLELTLSYESLFSTLVFWTVKGKDYYCLEPWSAPRNALNTGDSLTQLPPGEEIRTAIELSATFS; from the coding sequence ATGCCCCTTTCCCTGGACAAACAACGCCAGTTTTCCACCTGGATTCTCACCGCTGAAGATCATCCGGCACGGTTGGAGGTTGTTCCCGATCGGGGAGGTATTATTACGCGCTGGCAGGTGCAGGGGCAGGACGTTCTCTATCTGGACGAGACACGCTTTGCCGATCCCAATTTAAGTGTGCGGGGCGGCATCCCGATTCTGTTTCCGATTTGCGGCAATCTGCCGAACAATACCTACTCCTATCAGGGCAAGTCCTACAGCCTGAAACAGCACGGTTTTGCCCGCGATCTGCCGTGGGAGGTCGTCTCTGGTTCCAATGCATCACCCGACAGCATTCAGCTTGTGCTGAGCAGCAGTGAAATCACCCGATCGCAGTACCCATTCGACTTCGAGCTGTGCTTTACCTATCGCCTGCTGCCAAACCGTCTGCGGATCGAGCAGCAAGTTACCAACCGTTCCGCTGAACCGATGCCCTTTTCGATCGGCTTTCACCCCTACTTTCCGGTGGCGGATAAAACTCAGCTTCAGTTTGAGATTCCGGCAGACCAGTACCAGGATCAGCCCGCGCAGACGGTGCATTCCTTTACCGGACAGTTTGACTTCGATCGCGATGAAATTGACGTTGCCTTTCGCCCCGTTTCCCGCAACTTTGCCCGCGTCACCGATTTAGCCCGCAACCTGGAACTGACGCTATCCTATGAGTCCCTGTTCTCGACGCTGGTCTTCTGGACGGTCAAGGGCAAGGACTACTACTGCCTGGAACCCTGGAGTGCGCCCCGCAATGCGCTGAATACGGGAGACTCCCTGACCCAACTGCCGCCCGGAGAAGAGATCAGGACGGCGATCGAGCTATCCGCCACGTTCAGCTAG
- a CDS encoding chloride channel protein, with product MTPITESEGHLRPSTPDTSAPTEPSRLKQFFKRLQPTPEAIVLLLAVLVGTGAGAGVVLFRALIQWTHHLMFGEVSSFLSAWGHWTIALIPILGGIIVGLMRWRVQDFGPGLTRLLEVVQESRELLLINPVTKMVAASISLGSGASLGPEGPSVEIGAYFSLLLGQVLQVSQERRRLLLSAGAAAGLAAGFNAPIAGVFFALEVVMGSTFAASAASVVLLAAVVAAWIARIGLGAQPAFALPAYEVRSLLELPLYVGLGLLASLLSLIHIRALRLSQRCFAGEVAGLEWMGRIPRPLHPVIGGIVLGLVALKLPQILGVGYETVESMLQDVQFPLQLVVALLVMKLILTAISFGSGFVGGVFAPALFLGASLGSVYGKVLAIGLPMLHDYMASPPAYAMVGMAAFLAASVRAPLTAILLLFELTNDYRIVLPLMAAVGLSIWTAEYLEPKVVIDNATKNEPAPETLPRPDIALLTVADVMHPAPLQIRSDSTLAIAAEQFVQHRCHSALVVDAEEQLVGILTLHDLNRLITRSKSAEDRETLLQQPIADLCTTKMVYAYPDEPLPEATDRMMTRGLHQLPVVDRENPQQAIGLLTQADIDLAASLAQTRQVLEQYEPPQPEAVALLN from the coding sequence ATGACCCCAATCACTGAATCCGAGGGGCATCTGCGCCCGTCCACTCCCGATACTTCTGCTCCAACTGAACCCTCACGGCTCAAACAATTCTTCAAACGGCTTCAGCCCACTCCAGAAGCGATCGTGCTGCTGCTGGCAGTTCTGGTGGGAACGGGAGCCGGGGCAGGAGTAGTTTTGTTTCGGGCGTTGATTCAGTGGACGCATCATTTGATGTTTGGCGAGGTGTCCAGCTTTTTGTCAGCTTGGGGGCACTGGACGATCGCCCTCATTCCGATTCTGGGCGGCATTATTGTCGGGCTGATGCGCTGGCGGGTGCAGGATTTTGGTCCGGGACTCACAAGATTGTTAGAAGTCGTGCAGGAAAGCCGCGAACTGCTGCTGATCAATCCGGTGACAAAAATGGTTGCCGCTTCGATTTCGCTGGGGAGCGGGGCATCGCTGGGTCCCGAAGGTCCGAGTGTGGAGATTGGCGCGTACTTTAGTCTGCTGCTGGGGCAGGTGCTTCAGGTATCGCAGGAGCGGAGACGGCTGCTGTTGAGTGCGGGGGCTGCGGCGGGTTTGGCGGCAGGGTTTAATGCCCCGATCGCCGGAGTGTTTTTTGCCCTGGAAGTGGTGATGGGCAGCACCTTTGCAGCCTCGGCGGCGAGTGTGGTTTTGCTGGCGGCGGTGGTCGCGGCGTGGATTGCCCGAATTGGACTGGGGGCACAGCCTGCCTTTGCTTTACCTGCCTACGAAGTGCGGAGCCTGCTGGAATTACCGCTGTACGTCGGTTTGGGGCTGCTGGCGAGTTTGCTTTCCCTGATTCATATTCGCGCCCTGCGTCTGTCGCAACGGTGCTTTGCGGGAGAGGTTGCTGGACTGGAGTGGATGGGTCGGATTCCCAGACCGCTGCATCCAGTAATCGGCGGAATTGTGCTGGGACTGGTTGCCCTGAAGCTGCCCCAAATCCTGGGCGTGGGCTACGAAACGGTCGAGTCGATGCTGCAAGACGTGCAGTTTCCGCTTCAGCTCGTGGTGGCTTTGCTGGTCATGAAGCTGATTTTGACGGCGATTAGCTTTGGCAGCGGCTTTGTGGGCGGTGTGTTTGCACCTGCGCTGTTTTTGGGGGCATCGCTAGGGTCGGTGTACGGTAAAGTTCTGGCGATCGGCTTACCGATGCTGCACGACTATATGGCATCTCCTCCAGCGTATGCGATGGTGGGCATGGCGGCATTTCTGGCGGCGAGTGTGCGTGCCCCGCTGACGGCAATTTTGCTGCTGTTCGAGCTAACCAACGACTATCGGATTGTGTTGCCCCTGATGGCAGCGGTCGGGCTGAGCATCTGGACAGCGGAATATCTGGAACCGAAGGTGGTGATCGACAACGCGACGAAGAACGAACCCGCCCCCGAAACTCTGCCGCGTCCTGATATTGCCCTGCTGACCGTTGCAGACGTGATGCATCCGGCTCCCCTTCAGATCAGGAGCGATTCTACTTTAGCGATCGCCGCCGAGCAGTTTGTCCAGCATCGCTGCCACAGTGCCCTAGTTGTAGACGCGGAGGAACAGCTAGTCGGCATTCTTACCCTGCATGACCTGAATCGCCTGATTACTCGATCGAAATCCGCCGAAGACCGCGAGACTCTCTTACAGCAGCCGATCGCCGATCTCTGCACTACTAAAATGGTCTACGCCTACCCGGATGAGCCGTTGCCTGAAGCTACCGATCGGATGATGACCAGAGGACTGCATCAGTTGCCCGTCGTCGATCGTGAAAATCCCCAGCAGGCGATCGGACTTTTGACCCAGGCAGATATCGATCTTGCCGCCAGTCTTGCCCAGACGCGCCAGGTGTTAGAGCAGTACGAGCCACCGCAGCCGGAAGCCGTTGCATTGCTGAATTAG
- the rpsB gene encoding 30S ribosomal protein S2 → MPVVSLAQLLESGVHFGHQTRRWNPKMAPYIYTARNGVHIIDLVQTAQLMEEAYTYLRNASEQGKRVLFIGTKRQAAGIIAQEASRCGAFYVNQRWLGGMLTNWATIKTRVDRMKELERRQETGALDLLPKKEAAVLRRELEKLQKYLGGIRGMRKLPDIVVLVDQRREYNAVHECQKLNIPIVSLLDTNCDPDTADIPIPANDDAIRSIKLIVGKLADAIYEGRHGELDAEEEFEDYEGAEEEFEYEETEFVEEEESES, encoded by the coding sequence ATGCCCGTTGTTTCATTGGCTCAATTATTAGAGTCAGGGGTTCACTTTGGTCATCAGACGCGCCGCTGGAACCCCAAGATGGCTCCCTACATCTACACCGCTCGGAACGGCGTTCACATCATTGACCTGGTGCAGACCGCCCAACTGATGGAGGAAGCTTATACCTACCTCCGCAATGCCTCCGAGCAAGGGAAGCGCGTTCTATTTATTGGTACGAAGCGTCAGGCAGCCGGAATTATTGCTCAGGAAGCAAGCCGCTGCGGTGCGTTCTATGTAAACCAGCGCTGGCTGGGCGGAATGCTGACCAACTGGGCGACGATCAAAACCCGCGTCGATCGCATGAAGGAACTGGAGCGCAGACAGGAAACAGGCGCACTGGATCTGCTGCCGAAGAAAGAAGCGGCGGTTCTGCGTCGGGAACTGGAGAAGCTGCAAAAGTACCTCGGCGGGATTCGCGGAATGCGGAAGCTCCCGGATATTGTGGTGCTGGTAGACCAGCGGCGGGAATACAACGCCGTTCACGAGTGCCAGAAGCTCAATATTCCGATCGTCTCTCTGCTGGATACTAACTGTGATCCGGATACGGCGGATATTCCGATTCCAGCAAACGATGACGCGATTCGATCGATCAAACTCATCGTCGGCAAACTGGCAGACGCGATCTACGAAGGTCGTCACGGTGAGCTTGACGCAGAGGAAGAGTTCGAGGACTACGAAGGCGCGGAAGAAGAGTTCGAGTACGAAGAAACCGAGTTTGTCGAAGAAGAAGAATCCGAATCGTAA
- a CDS encoding oxidoreductase — translation MTHLFTPLTQRGITFRNRIAVAPMCQYSSVDGFANEWHLVHLPSRAVGGAAIVILWVRISAADWLENGWDIEQSVALSEKLKPLGVDLIDCSSGGILPGAKIPVQPGYQVPFADCIRRDAQIATGAVGLITEAQQANQIIQTGQADIVLLARELLRDPYWALRAAKQLGYPADYPKQYERAWV, via the coding sequence ATGACTCATCTGTTTACCCCCCTCACCCAACGCGGCATCACCTTTCGGAACCGGATTGCGGTTGCGCCGATGTGCCAGTATTCCAGCGTTGACGGCTTTGCGAACGAGTGGCATCTGGTACATTTACCCAGCCGGGCAGTGGGGGGAGCGGCGATCGTGATTCTCTGGGTGCGGATTTCGGCAGCGGACTGGCTAGAGAACGGCTGGGATATTGAACAGAGCGTCGCCCTCAGCGAGAAGCTGAAGCCATTGGGCGTGGATTTAATCGACTGTTCCTCTGGTGGCATTCTGCCGGGAGCCAAAATTCCCGTCCAGCCCGGATATCAGGTTCCTTTTGCCGATTGCATCCGTCGCGATGCCCAGATTGCAACCGGAGCAGTCGGGTTGATTACGGAAGCACAGCAAGCCAACCAGATTATCCAGACGGGACAGGCAGACATCGTGCTGCTCGCCAGAGAATTGTTGCGCGACCCCTACTGGGCACTCCGGGCGGCGAAACAGTTAGGCTATCCGGCAGATTATCCCAAACAGTACGAGCGAGCCTGGGTCTAA
- a CDS encoding glycoside hydrolase family 24 protein — MTLEPPDSSVSPAALSQSPKNKQSQNQPQKQSQNQRSSNDSTPPVTGLPKQFIAALLALGTASLFWSAIAPNENRSSPELDGTNYPPLVMQDGDPYIRALMRTISASESNGPKPYSLLYGGEHFQDFSQHPDRCVPITIGINQGDCTTAAGRYQFITTTWEDQAERYHPAPAGIWVWRHYSFEPEFQDKVVYRWLSDPTAWNADLSTLLRQGQLQEVLQILSPTWTSLGYGIETNDMSDRLPQIYEAMLYEELGEELGRAE; from the coding sequence GTGACGCTAGAACCACCCGATTCTTCGGTTTCTCCCGCCGCACTCAGTCAATCACCCAAAAATAAGCAGTCCCAGAATCAGCCGCAGAAGCAGTCCCAGAATCAGCGATCGTCTAACGATTCCACACCCCCCGTTACCGGACTTCCCAAACAGTTCATTGCCGCACTCCTTGCCCTGGGAACCGCTAGCCTGTTCTGGAGTGCCATTGCTCCCAACGAGAACCGATCGTCTCCGGAATTAGACGGCACTAACTATCCGCCGCTGGTCATGCAAGATGGTGATCCCTACATTCGGGCGCTGATGCGAACCATTTCTGCCAGCGAGTCAAACGGACCCAAACCCTACAGCCTACTCTACGGCGGCGAACATTTCCAGGACTTCAGCCAGCACCCCGATCGCTGTGTTCCCATTACAATCGGCATCAATCAGGGAGACTGTACCACGGCTGCCGGACGCTACCAGTTCATCACCACTACTTGGGAAGACCAGGCAGAAAGGTACCATCCCGCTCCTGCTGGCATCTGGGTCTGGCGGCATTACAGCTTCGAGCCAGAATTTCAGGATAAGGTGGTTTACCGCTGGCTGAGTGACCCCACTGCCTGGAACGCCGATCTTTCTACCCTCCTGCGCCAGGGACAGCTTCAGGAAGTGCTGCAAATTTTGTCGCCTACCTGGACAAGTCTGGGATACGGCATCGAAACGAATGATATGAGCGATCGTCTGCCCCAGATCTATGAGGCAATGCTCTATGAGGAATTAGGGGAGGAATTAGGACGGGCGGAGTAG
- a CDS encoding SDR family oxidoreductase, with translation MSLQNQIAFITGASSGIGSACAEVFAAHHARLILAARRIDRLEELTTKLKDQYGSDVYLMSLDVRDRSQVESAIASLPEEWKAIDLLVNNAGLSRGLSKFHEGEIQDWEEMIDTNLKGLIYVTRAVLPGMVKRQRGHVINIGSVAGHQAYPNGNVYCATKAAVRSLNESLKLDLLGTPVRVSSVDPGMVETEFSDVRFRGDTERAKKVYQDTVPLTAQDIAEVVLFCATRPPHVNISEVLVMPTAQASPTMVYRRPPENLK, from the coding sequence ATGTCCCTCCAGAATCAGATTGCTTTTATTACCGGAGCCAGTAGCGGCATCGGCTCTGCCTGCGCTGAGGTATTTGCCGCCCACCATGCCCGATTGATTCTTGCGGCAAGACGGATCGATCGGCTGGAGGAACTGACGACGAAACTCAAAGACCAGTACGGCAGTGATGTCTATTTGATGTCTCTGGATGTACGCGATCGATCCCAGGTGGAAAGCGCAATTGCCAGCTTGCCGGAGGAGTGGAAGGCGATCGACCTTCTGGTAAACAATGCGGGGTTAAGCCGGGGCTTGAGTAAGTTTCACGAAGGCGAAATCCAGGATTGGGAAGAGATGATCGACACCAATCTGAAGGGCTTAATTTACGTGACTCGTGCCGTGCTGCCAGGAATGGTAAAGCGTCAGCGGGGTCATGTGATCAACATCGGCTCGGTTGCCGGACATCAGGCGTATCCGAATGGCAATGTTTACTGTGCAACCAAAGCAGCGGTGCGATCGCTCAACGAATCTTTGAAGCTAGATTTGCTGGGCACTCCGGTACGGGTTAGCTCCGTTGATCCGGGCATGGTAGAAACCGAGTTTAGCGACGTGCGATTTCGAGGCGACACCGAACGGGCAAAGAAAGTCTATCAGGACACCGTTCCCCTCACTGCCCAGGATATTGCCGAGGTCGTTTTGTTTTGCGCGACTCGCCCGCCCCACGTCAACATCAGCGAAGTTCTGGTGATGCCCACCGCTCAAGCTTCTCCAACGATGGTGTATCGTCGCCCACCGGAGAATTTAAAATAG
- the tsf gene encoding translation elongation factor Ts: MAEIPAKLVKQLRDKTNAGFGDCKKALEATDGDMEKAIEWLRQKGITKAEKAAGKITAEGLVGSYIHIGGRVGVLVEVNCQTDFVARNEEFQALVKDIAMQIAAYQNVEYVRVEDIPADVIEKEKSIEMGKDDLGNKPEAVRAKIVEGRIEKRLKELSLMDQPYIKDQTITVGELLKQKIASIGENIQVRRFVRYVMGEGIEKQEEDFAAEVAAQTGTKG, translated from the coding sequence ATGGCGGAGATACCAGCAAAACTCGTCAAGCAATTGCGCGATAAGACGAACGCAGGGTTTGGAGACTGTAAGAAAGCTCTGGAAGCCACCGATGGCGATATGGAAAAGGCGATCGAATGGCTCCGTCAGAAAGGGATTACGAAGGCAGAGAAGGCTGCGGGGAAGATCACGGCTGAGGGCTTGGTCGGCAGCTATATCCACATCGGCGGTCGCGTGGGCGTACTGGTAGAAGTGAACTGCCAGACGGACTTCGTGGCAAGAAACGAAGAGTTTCAGGCATTGGTGAAAGACATCGCCATGCAGATTGCCGCTTACCAGAACGTCGAGTACGTCCGCGTGGAAGATATCCCGGCTGACGTGATCGAGAAAGAAAAGTCGATCGAGATGGGTAAGGACGACCTGGGCAACAAGCCGGAAGCCGTTCGTGCCAAGATCGTAGAAGGACGGATCGAGAAGCGCCTCAAGGAACTGTCGCTGATGGATCAGCCTTACATTAAGGATCAGACGATCACGGTGGGCGAACTGCTGAAGCAGAAGATTGCCAGCATCGGCGAAAACATTCAGGTGCGCCGCTTTGTCCGCTATGTGATGGGCGAAGGCATCGAGAAGCAGGAAGAGGATTTTGCCGCAGAGGTAGCCGCTCAAACGGGCACCAAGGGATAA